The genomic window GCCTAAATCTTCCAATTGCTTTTTAATTCTGGCTATAGTAGAGCGTTTCTGTCCAATAGCTACGTATATACAGTAAACATTTTCACCTTTTTGGTTAACAATGGTATCAAGGGCAATCTGAGTTTTTCCTACCTGTCTATCGCCTATTATAAGTTCCCTTTGGCCTCTACCTATTGGGATCATGGTATCTATTGCCTTAATACCTGTCTGGAGCGGTTCTTTAACCGGTTGTCTTTTTACAATACCTGGTGCTTTAATTTCCACACGTCTGTAGTTTTGTGCATTAATAGGTCCCATTCCATCAATGGGATTACCCAGAGCATCTACCACCCTGCCTACAAGAGCTTCTCCAACAGGCACCTGGGTTATCCTACCGGTTCTTTTTACCGAATCGCCTTCTTTGATACCTGTATCATCGCCTAATATAACAGCGCCTACATTGTCTTCTTCAAGGTTTAAAGCCATGCCAACCACACCATTCTGAAATTCTATAAGCTCGTTGGCCATGACATTTGTTAATCCGTATATTCGAGCTATACCGTCACCAACGCTCAATACTTTACCAACTTCGCTAATTTCAACAAAATCTTTGGCTTGCTCTATTTCTTTAGCAATTATTTCGCTAATTTCGCTAGGTTTGATATTCATCCAATCCCTCCTTGAGAAATGTTCAAATTATTTAGTCTATTGGCTATATTTGTTAGGTAAGTTTTAATGCTTCCATCATAGATTTTACCTTCTATTTCAACTACAATCCCACCTATGAGGTTTTTGTCCACAAAAAATTCAAAATCAAGTATTTTTCCAGATATCTTAGAAAATATATCCGACAGTACTTTCTTTTCGCTATCAACAAGTTCGATAGCACTTATCACTTTAGCCTTTGCTTTGTTTTGACTTTGAAGCATTATCTGATTAAAACTATCAAGAACATCGAAAATTAATCCTATTCTTCCATTTGAAACCATAAATTTAAGCAGATTGTATATAATTCCACTTGAGATATCTTTTAGTATAGCTATTTTATTTTCAATTGGATAAATAGATACTTTCAATAATTCAAACAGTTTTTTATTTTCTTGAAGCAGTCTGCAAACTTTACTTAAATCATTATAAGCGGATTCCAGACTGATAGATTGGCTTTTGCAAACTTTTTCCAAAGCTCTTGCATATCTTAGAGAAATTATTCTACTTATCATAAATAACCCCAAAATAATCAAAGTATCTTTTGTTTATGCTGCGCAGATCCTGATTGTTTAAAGCCATAAACTGCTGTTTGGCCTTTGTAATAGCTTTAGATATAACTTTATCTATAAAATCTTTATAAGCTTTATTTAAAATCATAGTCTTTTCTTGCTCAAGGCGCTTTTTAAAGATTTCTTCTAGTTCTTTTGCCATGTTGGCATAATCCTCTTTTTCTTTTTCTCCCATTTGCTTGTAAGTGTTTATTATATTTTCAATTTCGCTTGAAAGTTTTGATAGTAAGCTTTGAGCTTCATTAAGCGCCTGCTGAGCTTCTTCTTTAGCTTTTTTAGCGTTTTCTATTTCTTCAAATATCTGTTTTTTTCTGTTTCTAAAATAGTTTGCAACAGGTTTTCGCAAAAGATAAACTATCAAAGAGGCAAATATAATAAAGTCAATAACGCGCCAAAGCATGTGTGCACCAGCAGATCCAGATTCACTGGCAAAAGCAGTAAGTGGCATTGCAATCAAAATTAACAAAGAATAAATAAATTTCATGCTAGCCCTCACTTTTTACAACATTTTTTAACAGAAGATCCGATATCTTATCTGTTATTGAATCGATATTTTGAGCTTCTTTCTGTAAATCCTG from Desulfurella sp. includes these protein-coding regions:
- the atpH gene encoding ATP synthase F1 subunit delta: MISRIISLRYARALEKVCKSQSISLESAYNDLSKVCRLLQENKKLFELLKVSIYPIENKIAILKDISSGIIYNLLKFMVSNGRIGLIFDVLDSFNQIMLQSQNKAKAKVISAIELVDSEKKVLSDIFSKISGKILDFEFFVDKNLIGGIVVEIEGKIYDGSIKTYLTNIANRLNNLNISQGGIG
- a CDS encoding ATP synthase F0 subunit B codes for the protein MKFIYSLLILIAMPLTAFASESGSAGAHMLWRVIDFIIFASLIVYLLRKPVANYFRNRKKQIFEEIENAKKAKEEAQQALNEAQSLLSKLSSEIENIINTYKQMGEKEKEDYANMAKELEEIFKKRLEQEKTMILNKAYKDFIDKVISKAITKAKQQFMALNNQDLRSINKRYFDYFGVIYDK